A stretch of Methanobrevibacter sp. YE315 DNA encodes these proteins:
- a CDS encoding magnesium transporter gives MKDQQKKIRSSLSTRILSDFYSEHDYIIKEGLIALLICATGDLIAGIILGKMTFFLETFPGLLVVIPGAIGMRGNIFGSFASRLSTSLHIGLISPEFEFSDDLNYNIFSSFVLTLVLSIFLAIVAKAFCILLNYQSISLMDFILICTFAGIISNLIMLPITMFVSFKSFEHGWDPDNITSPIIAAFGDLFTLPAIIASIFILKAMNVNILVKYSILVVIIIAVFAGFVYCYRLSDETKTILKQSTPTLLLCSFLGGSAGGILNSSVETLLTNPSLLTLLPLFSGECGSLISILGARLSSALHSGLVEPLSRPKGEALHNFAICFILAIVVFPFIGIIAESSSIAFGVLGVGFDKIIEISTLSGLILVTIMVFLVYYISITSYNHNLDPDNIVIPVSTSVTDSISSLTLISVSLLILGVLI, from the coding sequence GTGAAAGATCAACAGAAGAAGATTCGCAGTTCACTATCTACTCGAATTTTATCTGATTTTTATTCAGAGCATGATTACATAATCAAAGAAGGGTTGATTGCTCTTTTAATTTGTGCTACAGGAGATTTAATAGCTGGTATTATACTCGGTAAAATGACATTTTTCCTTGAAACATTTCCGGGTTTATTGGTTGTCATTCCTGGAGCTATTGGTATGAGAGGAAATATTTTTGGATCATTTGCTTCAAGATTATCCACCAGTTTACATATTGGTTTAATATCCCCAGAATTTGAATTTTCAGATGATTTAAACTACAATATCTTTTCCTCATTTGTATTGACACTGGTTTTATCAATATTTTTAGCAATTGTAGCGAAAGCATTCTGTATTTTATTAAATTACCAATCAATAAGCCTAATGGATTTCATATTGATTTGTACATTCGCGGGCATAATTTCCAATTTAATAATGCTTCCGATAACCATGTTCGTTTCATTTAAAAGTTTTGAGCATGGCTGGGATCCGGATAATATTACAAGCCCAATAATTGCAGCCTTTGGTGATTTGTTTACTTTGCCGGCAATTATAGCATCAATTTTTATTTTAAAAGCAATGAATGTAAATATCCTCGTCAAATACAGCATTCTTGTTGTAATTATAATAGCTGTTTTTGCAGGTTTTGTTTATTGCTACAGGTTATCCGATGAAACCAAAACAATTTTAAAGCAATCCACTCCTACCTTGCTTTTATGCTCCTTTTTAGGAGGTTCAGCAGGCGGAATATTAAACAGTTCAGTCGAAACATTGCTTACCAATCCTAGCTTGCTTACCTTATTGCCATTGTTTTCAGGCGAATGCGGAAGCCTAATCAGTATTTTAGGTGCAAGATTGTCTTCAGCCCTTCATTCAGGTTTGGTTGAACCGTTATCAAGACCTAAAGGAGAGGCGCTTCATAATTTTGCTATTTGTTTCATATTAGCTATTGTTGTTTTCCCATTCATTGGAATAATAGCCGAATCATCATCCATTGCTTTTGGAGTGCTTGGCGTGGGCTTTGATAAGATTATTGAAATCAGCACATTATCAGGACTTATATTAGTTACAATAATGGTTTTCCTTGTCTATTATATCTCAATAACTTCATATAATCATAATTTAGACCCTGACAATATTGTGATTCCAGTTTCAACAAGCGTTACAGATTCAATTTCCAGCCTAACTTTGATAAGCGTGTCATTGCTTATTTTAGGTGTTTTGATTTAA
- a CDS encoding Zn-ribbon domain-containing OB-fold protein has translation MSDTVRTWRHIQQRYNLIGSKCTTCGELFFPSRVVCPNCRRKGNLEPFRFSGKGKIHTFSIIRSAPDDFKKAAPYAVAVIELEEGAKLTSQLVDCDVEDIEIGDNVEMVFRRVREDGEDGVISYGYKFKVIK, from the coding sequence ATGTCAGATACTGTAAGAACATGGCGTCATATACAGCAAAGATATAATCTTATAGGTTCCAAATGTACTACCTGCGGTGAGTTGTTTTTCCCATCTCGTGTAGTATGTCCTAATTGTAGGAGAAAAGGGAACTTAGAACCTTTCCGATTTTCAGGAAAAGGAAAAATTCACACTTTTTCAATAATTAGATCAGCACCTGATGATTTTAAAAAGGCAGCTCCTTATGCAGTGGCCGTAATTGAACTTGAAGAAGGTGCAAAATTAACCTCACAACTTGTAGATTGTGACGTTGAAGATATTGAAATCGGTGACAATGTAGAAATGGTATTTAGAAGAGTTAGAGAAGACGGAGAAGACGGAGTAATCTCATATGGATACAAGTTCAAAGTTATCAAATGA
- the cfbA gene encoding sirohydrochlorin nickelochelatase, with protein MDTSSKLSNDTAVILVSHGSTLPYAEEVFTEIKEKFIDKSGFAAEIGYMKVSEPTIAGAVEVLKEEVDDLKKIIALPVFLAPGIHTRIDIPQLLGLEPLEVDPRCPDGNYPDEHYLSIADDVDFDGEIILMDSIGPRDELLDIIDKRVSQALSESELADDAKTGILLVTHGSRLNYNKEFATELYNKFEKTCDLPSSFGFMELCGPSIPESINKLAEENELDRLVVVPVFIAPGMHTTHDIPHILGFLDDHEHTHSHSHGHGDHDHVHDLTPVDFDGEILYPEPIKADDILIDILIDMVNEKS; from the coding sequence ATGGATACAAGTTCAAAGTTATCAAATGATACTGCTGTAATTTTAGTGAGTCATGGAAGTACTTTACCTTATGCTGAAGAGGTTTTTACTGAAATTAAGGAGAAATTCATCGATAAATCCGGTTTTGCAGCCGAAATTGGATACATGAAAGTATCCGAACCTACTATTGCAGGAGCTGTAGAAGTCCTGAAGGAAGAAGTTGATGATTTGAAAAAAATCATAGCGCTTCCGGTATTTTTAGCTCCGGGTATTCACACAAGAATCGATATACCTCAGCTGTTGGGTTTGGAACCATTGGAAGTTGACCCGAGATGTCCTGACGGAAACTATCCTGATGAACATTACCTGTCAATTGCCGATGATGTTGATTTTGATGGTGAAATCATATTGATGGATTCTATTGGCCCTCGTGACGAGCTTTTGGATATAATTGATAAAAGAGTTTCACAGGCTTTGTCAGAATCTGAATTGGCTGATGATGCGAAAACCGGAATTTTGCTTGTTACACATGGTTCTAGATTAAATTATAATAAGGAATTTGCAACAGAATTATATAATAAGTTTGAAAAAACCTGTGATTTACCTTCCAGTTTTGGATTTATGGAGTTATGCGGCCCTAGCATACCGGAATCCATTAACAAATTAGCGGAAGAAAATGAATTGGATAGATTAGTTGTTGTTCCTGTATTTATTGCTCCTGGAATGCATACCACTCATGATATTCCACATATCCTAGGGTTTTTAGATGATCATGAGCACACCCATTCACACAGCCATGGACACGGCGACCATGACCATGTACATGACTTGACCCCTGTCGATTTTGATGGTGAAATATTATATCCAGAGCCTATTAAAGCAGATGATATATTAATAGATATTTTAATTGATATGGTAAATGAAAAATCATAA
- a CDS encoding potassium channel family protein, whose protein sequence is MSIKNLLIEMKNMSELMVDLAYSAVLFNSKTAAEEVITLENEVNAMNYQIKMESLVAARSYEDAEKLTALLEIAEATESMANAAKDLADLVITGFKPHPVFKMVMEESDKSIARVVVDESSELANNTLGDLLLVNRTGMRVISIRRGSSWIYGPDKNTTILPGDTLILKGTDEGADLLEKLASGACSLEDIPEELEDED, encoded by the coding sequence TTGTCAATTAAAAATCTTTTAATAGAAATGAAAAATATGTCGGAATTGATGGTCGATTTAGCATATTCTGCTGTTTTATTTAATAGTAAAACAGCTGCAGAAGAGGTAATTACATTAGAAAATGAAGTTAATGCGATGAATTATCAAATTAAAATGGAATCACTAGTGGCCGCACGGTCATATGAAGATGCTGAAAAATTAACAGCATTGCTTGAAATTGCAGAAGCCACAGAAAGTATGGCGAATGCAGCTAAAGATTTGGCTGATTTAGTTATAACTGGTTTTAAACCACATCCAGTATTTAAAATGGTTATGGAAGAATCAGATAAAAGTATTGCTAGAGTTGTTGTTGACGAATCATCAGAACTCGCAAACAATACATTAGGAGATTTGCTTTTAGTAAATCGTACAGGTATGAGAGTAATTTCCATCAGAAGAGGTTCATCATGGATTTACGGACCGGATAAGAATACTACAATTTTACCTGGCGACACATTGATTTTAAAAGGAACAGATGAAGGTGCAGATTTGCTTGAAAAATTAGCATCAGGAGCCTGTTCACTTGAAGATATTCCAGAAGAATTAGAAGACGAAGATTAG
- the cobJ gene encoding precorrin-3B C(17)-methyltransferase, translating to MINVIGIGQNRENMTLGALKAIEESDVIIGYKKYINQIEDLIADKEIVKKGMGDEIARAEFAIQKSLEGQTVSLISSGDPGVFGMANVLYQIVIKYDDVEIKVYPGVSALNYASSKLGAPLNDFAAISLSNILTPLSEIEKKLKYALEANLIVAIYNPISKTRKEPFRRFKKCVLDIKGEDALIGIVDSTYEPAKETVVKVKDLTEDIVNMSCTLIVGNDLTYVQDNKLVTPRGYVIRSKIHPLSQNHYEKFLNGEVAHGPNRECDFYPCHYDGQYCDFCYCPFYPCGDSSTGGEWIKGKNVWNCKECTWLHDKDSVECLREPLENIIEEVEDLKAKKKTLLKLRRACLLKNNPNDL from the coding sequence ATGATTAATGTAATAGGTATTGGTCAAAATAGAGAAAACATGACTTTAGGAGCTTTAAAAGCTATTGAAGAATCTGATGTAATTATAGGTTATAAGAAATACATTAACCAAATTGAAGATTTGATAGCGGATAAGGAAATTGTCAAAAAAGGTATGGGAGATGAAATAGCCAGAGCCGAATTTGCTATTCAAAAGAGTTTGGAAGGCCAGACCGTTTCATTAATTAGTTCCGGAGACCCTGGTGTTTTTGGAATGGCAAATGTATTGTATCAGATAGTTATCAAATACGACGATGTTGAAATCAAAGTTTATCCTGGTGTATCTGCACTCAATTATGCTTCAAGCAAACTTGGAGCACCGTTGAATGATTTTGCAGCAATTAGCCTAAGCAATATTTTAACTCCATTATCTGAAATTGAAAAGAAATTGAAATATGCTCTTGAAGCTAATTTAATAGTTGCTATTTACAATCCTATTAGTAAAACTCGTAAAGAACCTTTCAGAAGATTTAAAAAATGTGTTTTAGATATTAAAGGTGAAGACGCCTTAATAGGAATCGTTGACAGTACCTACGAACCTGCAAAAGAAACAGTCGTTAAAGTTAAGGACTTGACCGAAGACATAGTTAACATGTCCTGCACACTGATTGTCGGCAATGACTTGACATATGTTCAGGACAACAAGCTAGTGACACCAAGAGGATATGTAATCAGATCCAAAATTCATCCTTTATCACAAAATCATTATGAAAAATTCTTAAATGGCGAAGTCGCCCATGGCCCTAATAGGGAATGCGATTTTTATCCTTGCCACTATGACGGCCAGTATTGTGATTTCTGCTATTGTCCATTCTATCCATGCGGTGACTCTTCAACTGGTGGGGAATGGATTAAGGGCAAAAATGTTTGGAACTGTAAGGAATGTACTTGGCTGCATGACAAAGACAGTGTAGAATGTTTGAGAGAGCCTTTAGAAAATATTATAGAGGAAGTTGAAGATTTAAAAGCTAAGAAAAAAACATTATTAAAGCTTAGAAGAGCATGCTTATTAAAAAATAATCCAAACGATCTTTAG